The Hemicordylus capensis ecotype Gifberg chromosome 6, rHemCap1.1.pri, whole genome shotgun sequence genome window below encodes:
- the AOC1 gene encoding amiloride-sensitive amine oxidase [copper-containing] isoform X1, producing MQPSMVTLLATLRLLAWADAGPLPQSQHQAAIFSDLTPTELQAVQDFLMSRPELGLQPNPEETLAKNSLFLIELLSPRKSQALRYLDGEGHTPRRRARAVVFFGAGPRPNVTEYVVGPLPVPTFYRPRGQPVAYTARPMSQLEYKLLYRSLATLLAPLKRFLHDVSGFGLEEECKARCLTATDVAPRGLAPGERRTWLILQRFVEGYFLHPVGLEVLLEHRELDPRLWAVQKVWYNGQYFASPEELAERYAQGAVETVPLPPHPEESLFSTFVPRGNFTAGPPTDVHGAKVCEPHGHRYSVRGNLLEYSGWSLAFRLRTSTGLQLFDVRFNGERIAYELSVQEAVAFYGGATPATMQTKYIDVGWGMGSVTHELAPGIDCPEVATFLDAHHQYDADGPVRYPRAICIFELPTGVPIRRHFDNNFQGGSNFYGGLEGHALVLRTTSTVYNYDYIWDFLFYPNGMLEAKVHATGYVHASFYTPEGIQYGNRIQTHVLGNIHTHLVHYKVDLDVAGAANSFETVDVALENISYPWEPSARLLQPRLLRQPRLRERQAAFPFGRLLPRYLLVSNPRQSNAWGHLRSYRIQLHSQADRVLPRHSREERGVAWSRYHLAVTQHHEKEETSSSLYTQNNPWQPPVNFEDFLQNDESLEKQDLVAWVTVGFLHIPHAEDIPNTATPGNVVGFSLRPFNYFAEDPSVASRRTVIVRPARPGSKEGVRIQRWTPNSPGACVSEEPFSYKGTYGQE from the exons ATGCAGCCCTCCATGGTCACCCTGCTGGCCACACTCCGCCTTCTGGCCTGGGCAGATGCCGGCCCTCTCCCACAGTCGcagcaccaggcagccatcttcTCGGACTTGACCCCCACAGAACTGCAGGCGGTCCAGGACTTCCTGATGAGCCGCCCGGAACTGGGGCTCCAGCCGAACCCAGAGGAGACCCTGGCCAAGAACAGCCTCTTCCTGATCGAGCTTCTGTCCCCCAGGAAAAGCCAGGCCTTGCGCTACCTGGATGGAGAGGGCCACACCCCTCGGCGCCGGGCCCGGGCGGTGGTGTTCTTCGGGGCCGGCCCCAGGCCCAACGTCACGGAGTACGTGGTGGGGCCACTGCCTGTGCCCACCTTCTACCGGCCTCGTGGCCAGCCGGTGGCCTACACAGCCAGACCCATGTCCCAGCTGGAGTACAAGTTGCTCTACAGGAGCCTGGCGACGTTGCTGGCCCCTCTGAAGCGCTTCCTGCACGACGTCTCCGGCTTTGGGCTGGAGGAGGAGTGCAAGGCCCGgtgcctgaccgccacggacgtGGCGCCCCGCGGGCTGGCCCCCGGCGAGCGGCGGACCTGGCTGATCCTGCAGCGCTTTGTGGAGGGCTATTTCCTGCACCCGGTGGGCCTGGAAGTCCTGCTGGAGCACAGGGAGCTGGACccgaggctctgggcggtgcagaAGGTGTGGTACAACGGGCAGTACTTTGCCAGCCCGGAGGAGCTGGCCGAGAGGTATGCCCAGGGAGCCGTGGAGACAGTCCCCCTGCCTCCGCACCCAGAGGAGAGCCTCTTCTCCACCTTTGTGCCACGGGGGAACTTCACCGCCGGCCCCCCTACGGACGTGCACGGGGCCAAAGTCTGCGAGCCCCATGGCCATCGCTACTCGGTGCGGGGCAACCTGCTGGAGTACAGTGGCTGGAGCCTGGCTTTCCGGCTGCGCACCTCCACGGGCCTGCAGCTCTTTGACGTGCGCTTTAATGGCGAGCGCATCGCGTATGAGCTGAGCGTGCAGGAGGCCGTTGCGTTCTATGGGGGGGCCACGCCTGCCACCATGCAGACCAAGTACATCGATGTGGGGTGGGGCATGGGCTCCGTCACGCACGAACTGGCCCCCGGCATTGATTGCCCAGAGGTGGCCACCTTCCTGGATGCCCATCACCAGTATGACGCTGACGGCCCCGTCCGCTACCCTCGTGCCATCTGCATCTTTGAGCTGCCCACAGGCGTGCCCATCAGGCGTCACTTTGACAACAACTTCCAGGGTGGCTCCAACTTCTACGGTGGCCTGGAGGGCCATGCGCTTGTGCTGCGCACCACCTCCACGGTGTACAACTACGACTACATCTGGGACTTCTTGTTCTACCCCAACGGGATGCTGGAGGCCAAGGTCCACGCCACCGGCTACGTCCACGCCTCCTTCTACACGCCGGAAGGGATCCAGTATGGCAACCGAATCCAGACTCACGTGCTCGGCAACATCCATACGCATCTGGTCCATTATAAGGTTGACTTGGACGTTGCAG GGGCAGCCAACAGCTTCGAGACGGTGGACGTGGCCTTGGAGAACATCTCCTACCCCTGGGAGCCGAGCGCGCGGCTGCTGCAGCCCCGCCTGCTGCGCCAGCCCCGCCTCCGCGAGCGCCAGGCCGCCTTCCCCTTCGGCCGGCTGCTGCCGCGCTACCTGCTGGTCTCCAACCCCCGCCAGAGCAACGCCTGGGGCCACCTGCGCAGCTACCGCATCCAGCTCCACTCGCAGGCCGACCGGGTCCTGCCCCGCCACTCGAGGGAGGAGAGGGGCGTCGCCTGGAGCAG atACCACTTGGCAGTGACGCAGCACCATGAGAAGGAAGAGACCAGCAGCAGCCTCTACACCCAGAACAACCCCTGGCAGCCCCCCGTGAACTTTGAGGACTTCCTCCAGAATGACGAGAGCCTGGAGAAGCAG GATCTGGTGGCCTGGGTGACGGTGGGCTTCCTCCACATCCCCCACGCAGAGGACATTCCCAACACAGCCACGCCGGGCAACGTGGTGGGCTTCTCCCTGCGGCCTTTCAACTACTTCGCGGAGGATCCCTCCGTGGCGTCCCGCAGGACTGTGATTGTGCGGCCGGCCAGGCCTGGCAGCAAGGAGGGGGTGCGGATCCAGCGCTGGACCCCCAACAGCCCTGGCGCCTGCGTCTCTGAGGAGCCGTTCAGCTACAAGGGCACCTACGGCCAGGAGTAG
- the AOC1 gene encoding amiloride-sensitive amine oxidase [copper-containing] isoform X2 — protein MQPSMVTLLATLRLLAWADAGPLPQSQHQAAIFSDLTPTELQAVQDFLMSRPELGLQPNPEETLAKNSLFLIELLSPRKSQALRYLDGEGHTPRRRARAVVFFGAGPRPNVTEYVVGPLPVPTFYRPRGQPVAYTARPMSQLEYKLLYRSLATLLAPLKRFLHDVSGFGLEEECKARCLTATDVAPRGLAPGERRTWLILQRFVEGYFLHPVGLEVLLEHRELDPRLWAVQKVWYNGQYFASPEELAERYAQGAVETVPLPPHPEESLFSTFVPRGNFTAGPPTDVHGAKVCEPHGHRYSVRGNLLEYSGWSLAFRLRTSTGLQLFDVRFNGERIAYELSVQEAVAFYGGATPATMQTKYIDVGWGMGSVTHELAPGIDCPEVATFLDAHHQYDADGPVRYPRAICIFELPTGVPIRRHFDNNFQGGSNFYGGLEGHALVLRTTSTVYNYDYIWDFLFYPNGMLEAKVHATGYVHASFYTPEGIQYGNRIQTHVLGNIHTHLVHYKVDLDVAGAANSFETVDVALENISYPWEPSARLLQPRLLRQPRLRERQAAFPFGRLLPRYLLVSNPRQSNAWGHLRSYRIQLHSQADRVLPRHSREERGVAWSRYHLAVTQHHEKEETSSSLYTQNNPWQPPVNFEDFLQNDESLEKQFHRRERTSMEAAIAEKWQPNLGREEGMEAEADSPDLEAEQALCAA, from the exons ATGCAGCCCTCCATGGTCACCCTGCTGGCCACACTCCGCCTTCTGGCCTGGGCAGATGCCGGCCCTCTCCCACAGTCGcagcaccaggcagccatcttcTCGGACTTGACCCCCACAGAACTGCAGGCGGTCCAGGACTTCCTGATGAGCCGCCCGGAACTGGGGCTCCAGCCGAACCCAGAGGAGACCCTGGCCAAGAACAGCCTCTTCCTGATCGAGCTTCTGTCCCCCAGGAAAAGCCAGGCCTTGCGCTACCTGGATGGAGAGGGCCACACCCCTCGGCGCCGGGCCCGGGCGGTGGTGTTCTTCGGGGCCGGCCCCAGGCCCAACGTCACGGAGTACGTGGTGGGGCCACTGCCTGTGCCCACCTTCTACCGGCCTCGTGGCCAGCCGGTGGCCTACACAGCCAGACCCATGTCCCAGCTGGAGTACAAGTTGCTCTACAGGAGCCTGGCGACGTTGCTGGCCCCTCTGAAGCGCTTCCTGCACGACGTCTCCGGCTTTGGGCTGGAGGAGGAGTGCAAGGCCCGgtgcctgaccgccacggacgtGGCGCCCCGCGGGCTGGCCCCCGGCGAGCGGCGGACCTGGCTGATCCTGCAGCGCTTTGTGGAGGGCTATTTCCTGCACCCGGTGGGCCTGGAAGTCCTGCTGGAGCACAGGGAGCTGGACccgaggctctgggcggtgcagaAGGTGTGGTACAACGGGCAGTACTTTGCCAGCCCGGAGGAGCTGGCCGAGAGGTATGCCCAGGGAGCCGTGGAGACAGTCCCCCTGCCTCCGCACCCAGAGGAGAGCCTCTTCTCCACCTTTGTGCCACGGGGGAACTTCACCGCCGGCCCCCCTACGGACGTGCACGGGGCCAAAGTCTGCGAGCCCCATGGCCATCGCTACTCGGTGCGGGGCAACCTGCTGGAGTACAGTGGCTGGAGCCTGGCTTTCCGGCTGCGCACCTCCACGGGCCTGCAGCTCTTTGACGTGCGCTTTAATGGCGAGCGCATCGCGTATGAGCTGAGCGTGCAGGAGGCCGTTGCGTTCTATGGGGGGGCCACGCCTGCCACCATGCAGACCAAGTACATCGATGTGGGGTGGGGCATGGGCTCCGTCACGCACGAACTGGCCCCCGGCATTGATTGCCCAGAGGTGGCCACCTTCCTGGATGCCCATCACCAGTATGACGCTGACGGCCCCGTCCGCTACCCTCGTGCCATCTGCATCTTTGAGCTGCCCACAGGCGTGCCCATCAGGCGTCACTTTGACAACAACTTCCAGGGTGGCTCCAACTTCTACGGTGGCCTGGAGGGCCATGCGCTTGTGCTGCGCACCACCTCCACGGTGTACAACTACGACTACATCTGGGACTTCTTGTTCTACCCCAACGGGATGCTGGAGGCCAAGGTCCACGCCACCGGCTACGTCCACGCCTCCTTCTACACGCCGGAAGGGATCCAGTATGGCAACCGAATCCAGACTCACGTGCTCGGCAACATCCATACGCATCTGGTCCATTATAAGGTTGACTTGGACGTTGCAG GGGCAGCCAACAGCTTCGAGACGGTGGACGTGGCCTTGGAGAACATCTCCTACCCCTGGGAGCCGAGCGCGCGGCTGCTGCAGCCCCGCCTGCTGCGCCAGCCCCGCCTCCGCGAGCGCCAGGCCGCCTTCCCCTTCGGCCGGCTGCTGCCGCGCTACCTGCTGGTCTCCAACCCCCGCCAGAGCAACGCCTGGGGCCACCTGCGCAGCTACCGCATCCAGCTCCACTCGCAGGCCGACCGGGTCCTGCCCCGCCACTCGAGGGAGGAGAGGGGCGTCGCCTGGAGCAG atACCACTTGGCAGTGACGCAGCACCATGAGAAGGAAGAGACCAGCAGCAGCCTCTACACCCAGAACAACCCCTGGCAGCCCCCCGTGAACTTTGAGGACTTCCTCCAGAATGACGAGAGCCTGGAGAAGCAG